The window ATTGCCCAGGAATATCTGATCGGCAGGCACCTCTTTGAGGCGGGCCAGCATGCGCTTTACCCGGCGCTGGTGCGGATCGGGATAGCGGTTAAAATTATCGGCAGTGGCAGAACCAAAACTATTCTCATTGGCATCCAGAAACACATTGGCTTTTCCAGAAAACTCATCCCGTGCAGATGAATAGGGTGAAAGCTCCAGCAGGTGTGGGCGCAAAAGTTTCTGTAGACTAAACATTTTCTTTGAGGGTATTTAAACGTACGGTAACAGCATATGCGTGAGCGTGCAGGTGCTCGGCCTCTGCCATTACCTGCACAACGGGGCCAAGGCGCCTCAGGCCCTCTGCGCTAAGCTCCTGAAAAGTAATTTTCTTCACAAAGCTATCTAATGATACCCCGCTGTAAGCCCTGGCAAAACCACTGGTAGGCAGGGTATGGTTGGTACCGGAGGCATAGTCGCCTGCAGATTCCGGGGTAAGATGGCCCATAAAAACAGAGCCCGCATTTCCCACCATGTCTGCCACCTCTGCTGCATTTTCCACTGCCAATATCAGGTGTTCGGCGGCATATTCATTCAGGAAGTCCACTGCATCTTCCAGTTTTTTCAGAATAATCAGCTTGCTGTTTGCCAGTGCAGCAGTGGCCATTTCCTTTCTGGGAAGTTCTTTCAGCTGCTTTTCAAGCTCTAAATTAACGGCTTCGGCCAGCAGGGGATCAGCAGTTACAAGCATGGCCTGACTATCGGCTCCGTGCTCGGCCTGGGAGAGTAGATCTGCAGCAATAAAGGCTGGGTTTGCAGTTGCATCGGCAAGTATTGCTACTTCAGAAGGGCCTGCAGGCATGTCGATGGCAATACCCTTTTGCGCGGCAACCAGCTTGGCAGCTGTTACATACTGGTTCCCTGGTCCAAAAATCTTATCGACCTTAGGGATCGTTTCTGTGCCATACATCATGGCAGCAATGGCCTGTGCGCCACCTGTTTTATAAATCTTAGTGATTCCCAGCAGGTTTGCTGTATATAAAATGGCCGGATGCACCTGACCGCTACGGTTAGGAGGTGTACACAAAACCAATTCTTTACAGCCTGCAATACGTGCGGGTACGCCCAGCATTAATACAGTAGAGAAAAGCGGGGCAGTACCTCCGGGAATGTACAGGCCTACCCTCTCAATGGGCACACTTTTACGAATACAGCGCACACCGGGCTGTGTTTCTACCACCAGTGGCTCCTGTAGCTGTGCCCTGTGGAATTTATCGATGTTGATGATGGCTTGTTCAATGGCGCTTTTAAGATCTTCATCTACTTCTGCTGCTGAAGCTTTTAACTCTTCAGGGGTAACTGCAAGACTTTCCAGATGCACCAGGTCAAATTCCAGCGCAAATTTGATGAGGGCATTGTCGCCATTACGTTTCACCTTTTCCATGATTGGCTTTACAATCTTGCGCACTTTTTTAAGCTTTACGCTCGGGCGCTGCTGGTATTTAGCCCAATCTTCTCTTGGCGGATTTTTTACAATTTCCATAAGACCCTTGGCGGTTAATGGCTTTAGCTTGAAGTTGAAATTATAATATCATTTTTTCAATAGGAACCACCAGAATCCCTTCGGCGCCGGCTTCTTTCAGCTGGTCAATCACCTCCCAGAATTCATCTTCCTGTATTACCGAATGAACAGAATTCCATCCTTTTTCTGCCAGCGGCAGCACCGTTGGGCTACGCATTCCCGGTAGTATGTTAATAATGTTTTGCAGCGCTGCCTCCGGAGCATTCAGCAGAATATACTTATTTTTCTGCCCTTTTTGCACAGCGTTGATCCGAAACAACAGTTTATCCAGTAATTGTTGCTTTTCCTGCGATAGTTGCCTGTTTCTGATCAGTACCGCTTCTGATTTATAAATGGATTCCACTTCTTTCAGGCCATTCATGAAAAGGGTACTGCCAGAGCTTACAATATCGCATATGGCATCAGCCAGGCCTATGCTCGGGGCAATTTCAACAGAACCACTGATTACGTGGATGTTGGCTTTTACGCCCTGCTCCTGCAGATAATCTGCCAGTATTTTTGGGTAGGAGGTAGCGATATTCCCTCCCTGTAAGTCCTGTACACTATTATATTCTATGTGCTTTGGCACGGCCAGCGAAAGGCGGCATTTGGAAAAGCCAAGTTTTTTAGCCACTTCTACCTGCCTGCCGGTTTCGTACCATACGTTTTCTCCCACTATACCCAGATCAGCTACCCCGTCTTCTACATAACCTGGTATATCATCATCGCGCAAAAAGAGAAATTCAATGGGAAAATTGGCTGCCTCGCTTTTTAGGGTGCGCATGCCATTGTTCACTTTAATGCCACACTCTTTTATGAGGTTGAGCGAGTCTTCACTTAACCTGCCACTTTTCTGAATGGCTATACGTAATTTTTCCATAATATGCCGGAAGGCCTGTTGAGCCTGCTTGGAAGAAGATTGCTAAAAGAAAGAAGAAAAAAAGGAAAGGCTTTGCCTGGAGCGCCTGGTTCAGGCATGATGGTGGTGCACTGCCTGCCAATGATGGGGAGCAGTTAAAAAATGACAATGATGATGATGTAGCAAAGCGATCATGTCCGGCAAAAATAACTAAGTTTTTGGAATGTGCAAGAAAAAAAGCATCCGCCTGCCGGCGGATGCACAAAGGTCTATACTTTAGCTTTAGACTTCTTTTCTGTATTCAAAGCAGTGTTGTCATCGCTGCTATTCATGCCCACCTTTTTTGGCTTGTTCTTTTCCAGATAGGAAGAAAGCATCCAGCAGTTTTTCTCCAGATCGCCAATGTAGCTCCCCAGCATGTCGATGGTACCTTCATCTTCTGCCTCTGCCGCTGCTTTTGTAACATTGCGACCCAGCCTGATAAGTGTGGAGAAGTCGTTCAGGATCTCCTGTACC of the Flammeovirgaceae bacterium 311 genome contains:
- a CDS encoding histidinol dehydrogenase (COG0141 Histidinol dehydrogenase), with product MEIVKNPPREDWAKYQQRPSVKLKKVRKIVKPIMEKVKRNGDNALIKFALEFDLVHLESLAVTPEELKASAAEVDEDLKSAIEQAIINIDKFHRAQLQEPLVVETQPGVRCIRKSVPIERVGLYIPGGTAPLFSTVLMLGVPARIAGCKELVLCTPPNRSGQVHPAILYTANLLGITKIYKTGGAQAIAAMMYGTETIPKVDKIFGPGNQYVTAAKLVAAQKGIAIDMPAGPSEVAILADATANPAFIAADLLSQAEHGADSQAMLVTADPLLAEAVNLELEKQLKELPRKEMATAALANSKLIILKKLEDAVDFLNEYAAEHLILAVENAAEVADMVGNAGSVFMGHLTPESAGDYASGTNHTLPTSGFARAYSGVSLDSFVKKITFQELSAEGLRRLGPVVQVMAEAEHLHAHAYAVTVRLNTLKENV
- the hisG gene encoding ATP phosphoribosyltransferase (COG0040 ATP phosphoribosyltransferase), with the translated sequence MEKLRIAIQKSGRLSEDSLNLIKECGIKVNNGMRTLKSEAANFPIEFLFLRDDDIPGYVEDGVADLGIVGENVWYETGRQVEVAKKLGFSKCRLSLAVPKHIEYNSVQDLQGGNIATSYPKILADYLQEQGVKANIHVISGSVEIAPSIGLADAICDIVSSGSTLFMNGLKEVESIYKSEAVLIRNRQLSQEKQQLLDKLLFRINAVQKGQKNKYILLNAPEAALQNIINILPGMRSPTVLPLAEKGWNSVHSVIQEDEFWEVIDQLKEAGAEGILVVPIEKMIL